AGGACTTTTTGGTATCCTCGACGCTCAGGGCATGGGCGGTGAGCATGACTGCGATCACCTTTTTTTTCTTAGCCTTTTCCAGAAGTTCATATCCCTTGACACCCATTATATCCAGAACGGCGATATCGAAAAACTGGGTATCAAGGAGCCGTTCGGCCTCCTCGTAACTGGTCGCTTTCACCACATTGCACATGGGCAGGAGTTCTTCTAAGGTTTCAAGGACATCGGGCTCATCGTCCACGAGCAGAATCCTTTTCCCTTCCAACAGATCTTTCTGGTTCATGATCATGCTCCTTGTCGAGGATGGTCTTCACGCGGGGATCCGTTATCTCCCGGCATGCTTTAGTATCCCAAATATTAATACAAATAAGGTGTGGATTCAAGGCGGGGTTTCTGGATCTACCGGCATCCGATTCCCTTTCCCTTCGGATTCATCACCCTTCAGTTTTTCGATTTGACCGGTATACCAGTCGATTTGTCTGCAGATTCCACGGATGACTCTGACTTCGCGGGCTCGCAAGGGAAAGCGGGAGAGAAAACGCCGGATGTTGAGCATCCAATGTTCGGGATTTTGCGGGTGGATGAACCCGATCTTCATGAGCACCTGTTTGAGGTGCTCGTACATCCCTTCCAACTCAAAGGTGTTGGCGAGACGAGGGAGGTTCATGGTCTCCATATCGCCCCCGGCCGCGAACAGTTCGTAGCAGAATACCATGACGGCCTGGGCCAGGTTGAGGGATGCGAAATCAGCCGTCGGAATCGTGGCGATGGTGTGGCAGAGCTTGAGATGTTCGTTGGAAAGCCCACAGTCCTCCCGTCCGAAAAGCAGGGCCACCGAATTTTCCTGAGACAGGGGTATGAGTTCCCGGGCCAGGCGGCGCGGGGTTGTGAGAGCGGGGCGTTGAGCACCAAGGCGTGCCGTGGTCCCCACGACGTATTGGAATGGCCCGATTCCTGAAAGGAGATCCTGGTGGATCTCCATGGAATCGATGACTTCAGAAGAGGTCCCTGTCGCCATTTTCAGAATCCGCTCCATGTCCAGATTTTTGGGCTTGATCAGGAGCAACCGGCGGATTCCCATATTTTTCATGGCTCGGGCCACGGAACCAATGTTTTCCGGGATCTGGGGTTCCACCAGTACGATAGCGATGTTTTCAAGGTTAATGGCGCCCATGCCTTGTTCCCCGTCGGTGTCATACATTGACAGACCCTGGAATTTAATATAATTTCCAGTTCAGGAAAACCAAAAAAGAGTGAAGGAGGAAGAGATGGGCAGATTGAAAGGAATTCGATTCGGACTTCTGGCCCTCGTGCTAGCCGTTTTTTCCCTGCCGGCCCTGAGCTCAGCCCAGAATAAGGGACTCCGTTACAGCATAGCGGTGGCCAAGTTTGAAAACCATTCCGGCTGGACCGGGCGATGGAATCTAGGGGATGCTTGGTCGGCGGTATTGACGGACAGCCTGAACCGGACGGGAAAATTCATCGTCATCGCTGAGCAGGACATGAGGCGGGAGGCAATGGCCGAACAGGATTTCGCAGCGAGCGGCCGTGCGGCCGGAGGGGGAAAAACAGTTGTCACCGGTCAGATGACTCCTGCCCAGTTGCTGGTAAAAGGGACCATCACCCATTTCCAGGACGGGACGAGTGGCGGGGGCTTCGGCATAGGCATAAAGGGCTTTCGGATCGGTGCTAAGGGCGCAAAAGCCGAGATCAATGTGCTGGTCTACATCATCGATTCCTCCACAGGCCAGGTGGTGGCCTCTAAAAAGGTTTACGGCTCCATGCAGAAGACCGGCCTTTCCCTGGGATTGACGAGCGGGGATTTCACCGGCGATGTGGGCGGCTTTAAAAAAACGAACGCCGGCAAGGCCATGGAAAAAGCCGTGGATCAGGCGGTTTCCTTCCTTGTGGCCCAACTGGAAAAGGTTCCCTGGACCGGGAAGGTAATCTTGGCCAAGCGGGGAAAGATATATATAAATCGAGGCAGCAGAGAGGGTGTCGCCGTGGGCCAGACCTTTGACGTGGGAAAAGCGGATATTTTGAGGGATCCGGATACGGGTGAGGTCCTGGATTACAGCCTGAACCGGATCGGGACCATCCAGGCCGTGAGAGTGAAAGAGAAGGTGTCCATCTGCAAGGCGGTCAGGGGCTCTGGTTTCAAGAAGGGGATGATGGTCATGCTGCCCGAGTAAGATTCCGATCGTTTCCCCTTGTGAACGGGGAGGCGATACAAGGAGAAAAAAAGGTGATAGCTGGAAAAATAATCCGTTTGCTCCTCTTCATTCTTTTTATCGGGCTGGCGCTTTCTACAGGGGTTTCGGCGCAGGAGACCCGCCGGGTGAGGGCCGTCGGGGTGGCTGACGGTTCCTCCTCTTCCGCCCGGGATGAGGCCCTGAACGACGCCCTTCGAAAGGCAGTGGAACAGGGTGTGGGAACCTTTGTGACCAGCGAGATGACCGTTGAACAGCAAAAACTCGTGGAAGAACGCATCTATACCGAGAGCCTGGGTTATATCCAGAGTTACGATATCGTCCGGGAAGGTTCGTCAGACGGCCTTTACGAAGTGGAGATCTCTGCTTTGGTCAAGATGGGAAAATTGGCGGGCGATCTCGAGTCCATCGGCCTCCTGATCCGGAAAAAGCACTATCCCCGCGTCATGGTGGTGATCTACAGCCGGGAAGTGGATAGTTCCATATTCGGAAAGAACATGGAAGGCAACCGCCAAGTGGAAAACCAAGTGGAGGGGAGCCTGCTCGAAAAGGGTTTCAGAGTGGTGGACGCCTATCAGCTCGGACGTAAAAAAGAGGCTGAGAGGTTGCTTATCCAGGGTAACACCTCCAAGGCGGCCCAAATAGCCAAAGATCAGGGCGCGGAGATTCTGGTGGTGGGAGAAGTTCGCAGGTCCTTTGTGGAGGTCCGCAAGGTCATGGGCACTCCGACGCGATTCCTTTCCAACGAGATTCGGCTGAAGGCCCTGGAAACGGATACGGCAAAGGTGCTCTTCTCCGGTTACAGGACCCGTCCCCCTTCGGGAGCGGGGTCCTTTGTCCCCTTGGAGGACGCTGCTTCCGAGTTGATTGATGAGATGGTCCAGGGGATACTGAATCAATGGAGGAAGGACGTCTATCAGGCGGGGGCATACCAGCTCGAAGTTTCGAATGCGTCCTTCAATGAACTCACGCGCTTAAAGCAGGGACTGAAGGCCATCAGGGGAGTGGCCGGTGTCCAGGTGAGAAATTTCCGATCCGGGCGGGCCCTGTTGGAGGTAAGATACAGGGGGCCCTTGGAAGCTCTGGCGGAGAAGATTGGATCCATGAAGGGGGTGCGTGTGGAAATTATGGCCCTTCAGGCCAATACCCTCGAAATTGTCATCAAAAAATAATTCACAGGAGAACCTGATCCCAGATCGAGCCTGGCGCTTCGCGGGACAAAGGCCGGGTCCCCCGTACCGGCCCCCGGGATTTGAAGGCGCGGCCAACCGAAGTGAGAAGCAAGTGAGCCCACTGAAAAGAATCCTTGGTATCGCTGTTTTCTTTTTTCTTCTTTCCCCATCTATTTTCCTTAATTCGCCTTCCTGGGCCCGGACCCTTAAGACCAGGCCTTTCATCGAGGCGTTTCCCAACGGAAAAACGGACTGGGATGCCGGGTACTTTTACGGCACGGGGAAGGGTTACCTCAAACCAAACGGGGATTCAAAGGCGCGGGCCATTAAGGCCGCAGAGGCAGGGGCCCTTGGGGCCATCCTGCAGGTCGCTGCAAGGATCAGGGTGGATGATCACAGGACCCTTGAAAGACTCCAAAAGGAGGGCGTGATCCTTCAGATCAGAGGGTTGATTCATTACGAACCTGTCGAGCGCACCTTCATCAGGAAAGAAAACCCTTATTATCAGGTCACCTATCGGGCTCCCCTTCGGGGGGTTGAGGGACTTGCGACGAAACTGCTTCCCCGTTTGAGGTCCGGCTTTGCTCCCCCGCGTCCCGGCCAGGGGCCCTTCATGGAGGATTTAAAAGAAGACGGACCCTGGTTGGTCCTGGATGCCCGGGGGCTGCCGAGGGAAGCCGGAATCCAGCCCGCTCTTTTCCCAAGGATTCTCACGGAGGAAGGGGAAACGGTTTCAGATATGGAGACCGTCGATCAGGAGGCCTTGACCCGCCGGGGAATGGCCAGGTACGTGGTATCGGAGGAGCCACTTCGTGATTCCCGTGGCTCTATCGGAGGGGCGCTTTTTTCCCTTTTGCAGCATATCCTGGGGCCGGATCCCGCCTTTGCCCAAGGGACCCACAAGCGGAAAAAAAGGGGACGATACATCATCAAGCGGGTCAAGGGGGCTGAAGGTCTCCTGCGGACCAACCTGGTCATCAGCGAGAGGGACGCCAAGGACCTCAGGGCCGAGGATGCAGCGAGCGGGATCCTCAAACAATGCCGTGTGATCGTCGTGGTGTCCGGTTCCATCGGTGGAATCGAGGGGGGACACCAGGGATTCTTAGCCTTCTCCACCGTACCCTCTTCGAACCGATTCCCAGTGACGGTGAGAGGTGTTCCTTAAGAGGCGATGGATCCCCAACGGAAACTGGCCCGAAGCCACAGGATCTTTTCCTTCCTGCTTGCCCTCATCCTTATCCTGCTACTATCCTCTCTTTACTTGGCCGGATTTTTCCGGAGAGCAGACCTCTTCCTATACGATCTTCATTTCAAGTGGCGGGGGATCAGGTATCCTTCCGGAAAGGTGGTCCTGGTCCTGATGGACCAGAGAAGCGCCGATTCTCTTGGCAGGAAAAAGGGCTCCTGGTCCCGGCGCGACATGGCAAGGGCCGTCCAAAACCTGGATCGGGCCGGGGCTGGGATCATCGGACTGGACATGGTACTCTTCGCCCCGGGCAGCGATCCGGAGGCGGACAGGGAACTGGCCCAGGCCATTGAGCGGTCGGGGAAGGTGGTCCTTGCTAAATTCATCCCTGTAAATGAAAAAGAAGAGGTGAATCCCCTTCCCCTGTTTCAGGAGGGAATGATCGGCGATGGATTCGCAAACCTGTTTCCCGATCAGGACGGAGTCCTGAGAAAAATTCCCTTCTTGAGCGTCAGGCCCCTCCGGGAAGGGCTGGAGATCACTCCGAGCTTTTCTCTTGAGGTTGCAAGGGCATATCTCGACCTTGACTTTCTGCTGGATTTCTCCGGGAAGGACCGGTTTCGGTTGGGAGCAGAGGGGCCTGATCAACTTCTTCTTCCCTATCCTGACCTCAGAATTAACTTCCATGGTAACGAGGAGGTTTTCCCACGGTTATCTTACGTCGACGTAGTAACAGGGCGGTTCAACTCTGTCGCCATTAAGGGGAAGATAGTTCTTGTCGGGAGTAGTCTCCCAACGGACAAGGACTTCTTTCCGACTCCCTTCAGCAGGTACCGGTTCGGAAAGGAAGTCTTCAGGGACAAGTTCGGGAAGATTCTGGAGGAGGGCGTTGGGAAGAGAAGTCCGGGAGTGGCCTGCCATGCCGAGGCCGTTGAGACCATCCTGAGCGGACGGTTCATAGAAAGGGCGAGCGAAGTCTGGATCTTTCTTTCGGTGATCGCCTTCGGCATAGTTGGATTGGTTTTTTACTCCTACGGCCGCCCCGGCGCCCTTTGGGGATTGGTTATCCTGCTCGGTTGCTGGGGGCTGATCCTCCTATCCGCTCACCTGCTTTTTGTGAGGTCCCTTACATGGGTGGAGGTCTTCCCGGCCCTGGGAATCCTCGGAGCCCAGTACGTGGGAGGTATTGCGGTTCAGAAGGTCTATGCAAGGAAGAAAATGCGGCTGGTAAGCTCCCTGTTCGGCAAATACGTGTCCCGGGGGGTGGTGGATGGGATCCTCAAGGGGGAGATCCAGGTCGACCTCGAGGGCCGGGCAAGAGAAATCACAGTGTTTTTCAGTGACCTGCGGGACTTTACCAGGATCGCGGAAACCCTGTCTCCCCTTGAAACGGTAAGGCTGCTCAACGCTTATTTCGATGCAATGCTGCCCATCATTTTCGAACATGAAGGCACCCTTGATAAGCTCATGGGAGACGCCATCATGGCCTTTTTCGGCGCACCCAACGTATTGGTTGATCATGCCTCCATGGCCGCCGAAACGGCCCTGGAAATGGTGGACCGTCTCGAGGCCTTGAAGAGGGAGACGACCCTTAAGGGTATTGAAAGGCTCCGGGTGGGAATCGGACTGAATTCAGGTCTGGCCACCGTGGGAAATCTGGGGAGTCGTCATTTCATGGATTACACGGTCATAGGGGATGCGGTCAACCTGGGTTCAAGACTTGAGGGTCTGAACAAGGTCTACGGTACCTCCATCATCCTGAGTGAGAACACGGCCGCAGGTCTGGACAACCGGTTCGTTTTGCGTGAACTGGACCAGGTAAGGGTCAAGGGAAAAGAGGAGGCCGTGGCCATTCATGAACTCGTCGGCCTCTCCGACCGGGTCAAAGGGGAGACCCTGGAAATGATCGACTTTTTTAGCGAGGGACTTCGAAATTTCCGAGAAAGGAGATGGAAGGAGGCCGAAGAGGTGTTTTCCGGGATCCTGACCCGCTTCTCGAAGGACGGCCCCACCCGCCTCTATCTTGAAAGGACCAGAAAACTGCTTGCTGATCCCCCTTCCGGCGAATGGTCCCCGGTGACGATATTCACCACAAAGTGATTCCCCTTGAAAACCTTTGCCCAAGGGCATGGTCACAGCCTCAAGGGGAGCCGTTAGAAGGTTATTCCTTTGGCGATGGGGTATCGCCTTCCATACCCGAAGGCCTTGGTCGTAATCTTTAGACCCGGCGGGGCCTGCCGGCGCTTGTACTCGTTGAGGGCGAGCCGGCGAAGCACGTCCCGTACCGTATCGGGATCGTGCCCTCTTGCGATGATTTCCTCAGGCCCGAGGTTTCGGACGACGGCGGCCTCAAGGATGTCGTCCAGGATTTCATAGGGTGGAAGGGAATCCTGATCCGTCTGCCCCGGGCGGAGTTCCGCCGACGGCGGCCGGGTCAGGACCCTTGCCGGAATCAGTTCTCTTTCGCGGTTGACGTATTCGGCCAGACGATAACACAGGGTCTTTGGCACGTCGGAGATCACGGCAAGGCCCCCGCTCATGTCCCCGTAAAGGGTGCAATACCCCATGGCCATCTCGGATTTGTTGCCCGTAGAGAGCAGCAGGGAACCGAACTTGTTGCTGATGGCCATAAGCAGGTTGCCTCGAATCCTGGCCTGGATGTTTTCTTCGGTCTCGTCCTCCGGAAGGTCTCTGAAAAGGGTCTTCAGGGATTCCCGGTAGGCCGTAAAGATGTCCGTGATAGGGATTTCTTTAAAGGCAATGCCGAGGTTTTCAGCAAGCTTCCGGGCGTCCTCCCGGCTCATGTTCGATGTAAAAGGAGAAGGCATGCTCACCCCCAGGACATTCCCGGATCCAAGGGCCTGGGTTGCGATCACCGCCACCAGGGAAGAATCGATACCTCCACTCAGACCCACCAGCACTTTTTTAAATCCGCATTTACTGACGTAGTCCCGGGTCCCCATCACCAGACCTTTGAAGACCGTGGCCTCCATGGGGGTGGTGGGAGCCTCAAGCGGGGTATAGGGAATCTCGCTGTCCCAGATCAGCAGATCGGGCTCGAATTCCTTGCCGAGAAGGACCATGGCCCCGGTGGAATCCATAACCATACTGCGGCCGTCAAAGATCAATTCGTCGTTTCCACCGACCTGGTTGCAAAAGAGAGTCGGGATCCCATAACGATCCGAGATAGTCCTGAGGATTTCCGCCCTGATGGAAAGCTTGTAAAGGGTATAGGGTGAAGCGGAAATATTCACGAGAATATCCATCCCTTTGCCATGGAGGTCTTCCACGGGGGACTGGGAATACCTGGGAATCCCTTCCAGGTCCCCGACATTCCAAATATCCTCGCAGATGGTCACCCCGATGCGTTTCCCTTCCATTTCAAAGCGCAGACTTGAAGGGGCGGGCTCAAAATACCGTGCCTCGTCAAAGACATCGTAAGTGGGAAGAAGTTTCTTCCCACCACTTTTGACCACTTCGCCTCCCCGTATCAGGGCAACGCTGTTCAAGAGTCCCTTTCCATACGGACGGGGATTGATATCCACGTAACCGCACAGGGCCGAGATTCCTTGGATCCGTGAAGCCAGGGCCTCAAGGCACTTCAAGCCTTCGCTGATAAAAGAAGGCTTTTCCAGGAGGTCCATGGGTGGATAGCCTGTGAGACATAATTCCGGAAACACTGCAAGTGAACATCCTGATTCCCGGGCCCGCCTGCAACCATCGAGAATCAGACGGGTATTGTACGCAAAGTCTCCAATGATGGGGTTTATCTGGCAAAGGGCGATCTTCATGGATTGTTTCCTTTAATGAGTCGAGAAGGCGCGAAAATATCCCCCGAAAGTGCTCTGCTCGGAGAACCCATCGTCAAAAAAAAATCATCAAATGTCAAGAGAATGACTCAAAGGGCATATTTTTGAAAAGACCGTAATGTGGAACTCACAGCCAGAATGCGGAAGATTCGGGATCCAAAAAGATATGCTTTCCTGGCACGGAACTCGCAAGGGTATCATGTGTGATTCTCTAAAAGTTACGGTTTCCGGTGTCCTGTTTCCAAAGGGAGCCCGGGTTTTCTTGCCAAGAGAGGGGTGGTGATGGCAGGTGGAGATTCTGGAAAGGTTCAGGCGACGCGAAATGGTGAATGGTATGAACTCGCTCTAAATGAAATTTCCGAGGGTATTCTCGCTGTTAGTGAAGAGGGGGAAATCCTTTATGCAAACCGTAGCGCGGAGGATTTGATCGGCGGCCAAAGGGAAAAATTGCCCGGCAGGAAATTAATCGATCTCTTCCCGGCATCTTCCGATGATGGAGAAAGGGACATAAGGGCCCTGTTCCGCACTATCAGCGGCGATATTGGGGACTTCCCTTCGGATTTTACCGTGGACATGGAGGGAAGAACTCTCTCCCTCAAGGCCTTCCCTTTCAGGAATCGTAAAGGGCTTTTGATTCTGGTTCGTGATGAGACCGACCGGAGACGGTTGGAGATTCAGCTCCAACAGGCCCAGAAAATGGAGGCCATCGGTACCCTTGCTTCTGGAATCGCTCATGATTTCAATAACTTACTCATGGGTATCCAGGGGCAAGTCTCTCTTCTTCTCCTTCATAAAGATCCTCGCCGATGCCGGGACCGCCTGAGGACCATTGAGAGGCAGATCGAGAGCGGCACCCGGTTGACCCGGCAACTCCTGGGATTTGTAAGGGGATCAGAGGAGGATGGAAGGAGTTTTGACCTAAACAAGCTGGTAAAGGATGTGCTGGGGACCTTTGGGAGGATTCGAAAAGAGTATCCCGTCATCCTGGACCTGGGGCGGGACCTCTATGCCCTTGATGCCGATCGTGCTCAGATTGAACAGGTCTTGTTGAACCTCTATATGAACGCGGTACAGGCCATGCCCTCGGGAGGTGAGATCACGGTCAGGACCCGGAATATGTCCTGGAAAAAGATGAAGGCCCTTGGCCTGGACGGGAAGCCTGGGGATTATGTGCTCCTTTGCATTGAAGACAAAGGACGGGGGATTGAGAAAGAGACATTATCCCGCATCTTCGAGCCCTTTTTTACGACCAGGGGGAATCGCGGAGGGCATGGTCTGGGCCTGGCGTCGGTTTACTGGATCGTGAAAGGGAACGGGGGTCATATCGAGGTGGAGTCCGAGCAGGGGGTGGGGACCGCTTTTAAGATGTATTTCCCGGCACGCAAGGACGTCCTTCCCGAGAAAAGAAGAACGGATTCCAGTACTTCAACGATCGGGACGATTTCTGGAAAGGGAACGGTTCTTTCCGTGGATGACGAGGAGACCGTTCGAAAGGTCGGCCAGGAAATGCTGGAGGTCATGGGATACAATGTCATCACAGCCAAGGACGGTGAAGATGCCATTGAGCTGTTCATGAAGTACAGAGAGAAAATCGATATCGTGCTCCTGGACATGGTGATGCCCAAGATGAGCGGTGCCGAGG
This window of the Deltaproteobacteria bacterium genome carries:
- a CDS encoding RNA methyltransferase — translated: MGAINLENIAIVLVEPQIPENIGSVARAMKNMGIRRLLLIKPKNLDMERILKMATGTSSEVIDSMEIHQDLLSGIGPFQYVVGTTARLGAQRPALTTPRRLARELIPLSQENSVALLFGREDCGLSNEHLKLCHTIATIPTADFASLNLAQAVMVFCYELFAAGGDMETMNLPRLANTFELEGMYEHLKQVLMKIGFIHPQNPEHWMLNIRRFLSRFPLRAREVRVIRGICRQIDWYTGQIEKLKGDESEGKGNRMPVDPETPP
- a CDS encoding response regulator, coding for MNQKDLLEGKRILLVDDEPDVLETLEELLPMCNVVKATSYEEAERLLDTQFFDIAVLDIMGVKGYELLEKAKKKKVIAVMLTAHALSVEDTKKS
- a CDS encoding response regulator, whose product is MAGGDSGKVQATRNGEWYELALNEISEGILAVSEEGEILYANRSAEDLIGGQREKLPGRKLIDLFPASSDDGERDIRALFRTISGDIGDFPSDFTVDMEGRTLSLKAFPFRNRKGLLILVRDETDRRRLEIQLQQAQKMEAIGTLASGIAHDFNNLLMGIQGQVSLLLLHKDPRRCRDRLRTIERQIESGTRLTRQLLGFVRGSEEDGRSFDLNKLVKDVLGTFGRIRKEYPVILDLGRDLYALDADRAQIEQVLLNLYMNAVQAMPSGGEITVRTRNMSWKKMKALGLDGKPGDYVLLCIEDKGRGIEKETLSRIFEPFFTTRGNRGGHGLGLASVYWIVKGNGGHIEVESEQGVGTAFKMYFPARKDVLPEKRRTDSSTSTIGTISGKGTVLSVDDEETVRKVGQEMLEVMGYNVITAKDGEDAIELFMKYREKIDIVLLDMVMPKMSGAEVFEKLKEIDPGVRVLLSSGYSIEGKAGEILKRGCDGFIQKPYKMEELASTLKALLDRN
- a CDS encoding adenylate/guanylate cyclase domain-containing protein, whose product is MDPQRKLARSHRIFSFLLALILILLLSSLYLAGFFRRADLFLYDLHFKWRGIRYPSGKVVLVLMDQRSADSLGRKKGSWSRRDMARAVQNLDRAGAGIIGLDMVLFAPGSDPEADRELAQAIERSGKVVLAKFIPVNEKEEVNPLPLFQEGMIGDGFANLFPDQDGVLRKIPFLSVRPLREGLEITPSFSLEVARAYLDLDFLLDFSGKDRFRLGAEGPDQLLLPYPDLRINFHGNEEVFPRLSYVDVVTGRFNSVAIKGKIVLVGSSLPTDKDFFPTPFSRYRFGKEVFRDKFGKILEEGVGKRSPGVACHAEAVETILSGRFIERASEVWIFLSVIAFGIVGLVFYSYGRPGALWGLVILLGCWGLILLSAHLLFVRSLTWVEVFPALGILGAQYVGGIAVQKVYARKKMRLVSSLFGKYVSRGVVDGILKGEIQVDLEGRAREITVFFSDLRDFTRIAETLSPLETVRLLNAYFDAMLPIIFEHEGTLDKLMGDAIMAFFGAPNVLVDHASMAAETALEMVDRLEALKRETTLKGIERLRVGIGLNSGLATVGNLGSRHFMDYTVIGDAVNLGSRLEGLNKVYGTSIILSENTAAGLDNRFVLRELDQVRVKGKEEAVAIHELVGLSDRVKGETLEMIDFFSEGLRNFRERRWKEAEEVFSGILTRFSKDGPTRLYLERTRKLLADPPSGEWSPVTIFTTK
- a CDS encoding NAD+ synthase; its protein translation is MKIALCQINPIIGDFAYNTRLILDGCRRARESGCSLAVFPELCLTGYPPMDLLEKPSFISEGLKCLEALASRIQGISALCGYVDINPRPYGKGLLNSVALIRGGEVVKSGGKKLLPTYDVFDEARYFEPAPSSLRFEMEGKRIGVTICEDIWNVGDLEGIPRYSQSPVEDLHGKGMDILVNISASPYTLYKLSIRAEILRTISDRYGIPTLFCNQVGGNDELIFDGRSMVMDSTGAMVLLGKEFEPDLLIWDSEIPYTPLEAPTTPMEATVFKGLVMGTRDYVSKCGFKKVLVGLSGGIDSSLVAVIATQALGSGNVLGVSMPSPFTSNMSREDARKLAENLGIAFKEIPITDIFTAYRESLKTLFRDLPEDETEENIQARIRGNLLMAISNKFGSLLLSTGNKSEMAMGYCTLYGDMSGGLAVISDVPKTLCYRLAEYVNRERELIPARVLTRPPSAELRPGQTDQDSLPPYEILDDILEAAVVRNLGPEEIIARGHDPDTVRDVLRRLALNEYKRRQAPPGLKITTKAFGYGRRYPIAKGITF